The Arachis ipaensis cultivar K30076 chromosome B07, Araip1.1, whole genome shotgun sequence genomic interval CGTTAACGATTTTGTGAGACAGTGACAAAAATAAGATTAGGAACCAAtgtgagtcataactattaagttgggagactaaattgagtaaatcaaaatttttgaaattagattgaaacatagtTGTTAGAACCGAACCAGTGATCGAACCGATCAaactactggttcactggtttattggtttaATCGATAAATtactggttgaaccgataaaatcggtctcacgtaaatataaaatataaaatagttaaaaacttaaaattaaaatttgaaatacatatcttcactaacattttatgaataatcaagtctcaacttctaaaaataactaatataaaaaaaatcataaaattttaatactacaatagtatcttattttggcacaataaaaaaataattaattcacaaagcctatcatctaactataatatcagtagattttaacactaacatcaaaacaaataaccttaatcacaatactagcaataaaatagatcaagtaaattaataaaattttagtaaaatttatatttatattaataatggtatataattaaaatataattaattttaaaaataaaaaaacaaaaattaaattaaattagatctttatatatactatataattagtatttatcaAATATAATACTTAGAAGTGTAATGGCTAAGTGGCAAGTAGAGGTTGCTTTTGTTCCAAGGTTTTTGGTTCGAGACCTTGTGgagacattttaaaaaatttttcaagcaGAGACCGGTTCATACCGGTTTATTCCTTAAACGGTCCAAGGAGTAAACCGAACCGAACTAGCTAGTTCGGTTCTAGTTCGGTTCACTAGTTTTTCGGTCGAACTAGCTGATTCAGTTCGATTTTTACAACTATGGATTCAAATACGAACATAATTTCAGAAACCAATAAGTATTATCTCTTTGTTGACAATTAAGTTGTTTTAATGGTAATTAAGATCTAATAATGGCTTATAATAAAAGAAGTATTCTTTTGcaacaatgaacctatagtaGTAGTTAGGGGTGTTCATAGATTATATCATATCCATATAAATCCACAGTATTTATCCGTATCTGATCTGTAATTTGAGGATATGATCTGATCTGTAAGATGATCGGATTGGATCGAATCGGATCCATACTCTAATAAGATAGAAGTAAATATGTTTACAAAAGTAAACAAAAAGAATTATtgactttttttataaaaataatttttttaatatttttttattttatggataTATTTGATATCTGATCCAAACATAAAAAGTGCGAATATCGAATTTGATCTAATGAGTTTAGTGCGGATTGGATCGAAATTTTATCCCATCTGTAAACAGCCCTagcaataataactaaaaaattataatgattatatttttaactaAGAGGAAGTGCCAAAAAAAAAGTACTAAATACAAGAACATttaatcaaatattaaaaaaaaaattttactttaAAACAGTTGTATTTTTtttgctaataataataataataataataataataataataatatgataattgtttTATATATCACACAAatataaacattttttttatgatCTTAAGAAAGGTTTTGTAAGTCCCTAACCTTGTTATCAATTTTTGTAGTGTTAGCCCTTATATTATCAATTTGATTCATATATAATTCGGATGATAAATTATTTGGTGACGTGCTTCCTTTTTTTACTgtgatatattattattattattattattattattattattattattattattattattattattatgtacattaaaaaataacaaaattaaatgtcttttattatttttggaaagaaaatcttttgagaaatttaataatatgtgatgaggaacaccaaataaattatacagaaaccaattaaaacacaatataaaaacatctttaaaaaaagatattttagacgtctttatctgagtggcctcctCATCGTAATACTCATTTTAATCAACTGAGAAATACATTAAATTTCAAATATCTTTATATTTTCttcttaattagttattaataataTAACTAGCAATTTTTTCTAATCattcatttaaattatttttcatttttactaTAACATTATTTAAAATCATAATACACAAAACAAAACGAATTTCAAACTATTTTATAAAACTAACAATTGTCAAGTATGCAATAAGTAAGTACAAACAATTTTCATTATTCTCTCATTAACATCACACCATAAATCAGAAGTTCTAATCTCATAATAGataaagaggaatgctagggccaacaacttttgtgatttatagccatcaaatagtcattaatgatgattttaatggtatgagattgatgtgagatttcatccaatgactcacttttctttgctggttacatgctggctagaatttaacaaagttgctggctctCTAGACTTTTTCATAGATAAATACATTGATATATAAAGATCCACACACATATCTAAAacgaaaaataatttattagcaCAAGCTAAGCAACACCATACCAACATGACAAATTGACATGCACGTGCGAGCATGTGCTACCACACGGAATTATTTGATTCTCTATAAAATGAGTTGTTATATATCTCGGTAAATAAATCACAGAATTTCACCTACATCACTTGTAGTTGGAATTGTAGTGAGAATAGCTGTGAGAAGATCAAGGTAGAGTGGAAACTGAGCGAAGGCATAGAAAGCGACGGGTATGGAAGTGGCAGCGTATAAAGGGAACAGGATTGACTTGTATTTATGGTTAACAAGAAAGAAATGGCCAGAGCAGAACGACACAAACATGGTTATGATGGAAACAAACAGAGAACTCAGCCCTGCAAGCAGTTTCAGTGGCAAACTCCTTCGAAAATCCTTCGCCACCTTTCTTGAGGTCAGGATGGAAAGGAACATTATGAGTCCAGTGACGGAGAAACACAGTCCAACCAGAGAAGCCATGGCGAATACCTCGAACGCCGGTTGTCCCTCTAGTGGTGCCTGGCCGTTGTCATAGCCTCCGGGGACATTACTAGCTGTGGCAAAGGAAACACCGGCCACCAGAGCTGCCACCACAGAGCAAGATTCCGATGTATCCTTCAGCCACTGACTAGCCTCTTGGATGAGCACCTCGTGTGATTTATTGAAGATTTGAGCTGCCGTTTTTGAATCCTTGTTGCTTCTGAAGTGGCAATGCGTTGGCACAATTGTCTTTATATACTGTAACCAtcgtataataaaaaattattaaataactaaattgagtaaattaaacaCTATTTTGGGTCCTAATAATATATACAAGAAAAAGTCTAGCACTTTTACTAAAATCTGGTTGGCACTTAATCATCAAAAGAAAATTGAGTAATCTCATGTCATTAAAATACTCATTATAAATACCTCATACCACTTGATATCCCACATCATTTGTAAAGCAGAGCCAGCTATTTGCCAAGACTTGTCTCCTTTTAAACCCTCAGCTGCCAAGTGCAACAACGTGTTTTCATCATCATCCACTCCAATAACTAAGTTATTCCAAACTTGTATTTTTGTTGTCTTTTTTAGTTTCAGAACAACTTCGGGTTGCCTATTTTTCACCGCCACAAGCAACACATTTTGATTCTTTGCATTGGTGCTATGGATAGCACTCGGTATCTTTTCTCTAATTTTGGTCACCAATTCAATGATACCGTTCTTCGCTGCTAACAAATATGGTGTCTCCTTTTCGCTGTCATTGTCATCACTTGTATCTTCTGTAGTGTGATCTGCAACTGCAATTGCGGCTGCAATATTTCTTTTACAATCGGTTCTACCGCAGCCACATTTCATCAATAATTGTGGCAGCATTGGCTTCATAATTCTTTCACAATCTTCTACATTCTTCACATTAGACACAACGCAATCACAACATTTTAAAATCAAGTCGCCAGATTTAGTTATTCCCTCCTTTGAGTCATCCTTTTGATCAGTTGGAGCTCTTGTTGTACCACTTGGActtaaaaatgtatttttttccTGTTTGTTCGAACTTGAAGCAGCCTCTTTTAATCGGCGAATAGCTTTATAAAAGAGTTTATAAATTGAGAGACTCAATCCTTTAACAATATTTTAAACGCGAAAAAGACTacgaataaatattatttttcatttaaagTTTAATCTCTAGCAAGTATTTTGACATTCAAGGATGAAGTCACAACTTGGTTAACATACGTAATCCAAATTAACTGTATGAgaaggggccagcaacttttgtgttttgtaatcaacacttaaccataaaaaaaaaagtgagtgatctcccaccattgaatgtaatctcacaccattaaaaatattattgatggtcaattgatggttacaaaacacaaaagttgttgCCCTCTAGCACTCTTCTAAATGTATTGTGCATCACACATGCATTAAACAATTAAATATTCATGTATGTATGAATGCTAGCATACCCGACTCTAAATCGTCATCATTGTACAGATCTTCAGTAAGGTCAAATCCCCAATTTGCATCATCCTTATAAGAGATAGAGCGATGAGGTTGATCTCCCCCCTTGCCGGTGAATGCGTCGTAAGCGTTTTCCCCCATGAGTTCAGTCAGGAGTATATCACACCATACGTGCTTCTGCTTTGTTCCTCTTACCTCCTTGAACCcttaattaattaacaaataGTAGATATGCATTATATTATGTAACAAGATCGGAACAAACGCTGTAATTAAATAACCATGTTGGAATATCAAAACATATATAAATAGATTATGCTATGTGCAGGCACGGATTCAGGAATTTAGTAGAGGAGGagttgaaaattaaaatattatataattaaatataatattatatatatggtAATTTTGAGTAATGCTAcatgtatactaaaatcagccactaatataaaatatatgttgggatataaatacatattaaaaataaattaaatcacatatatttatacataaatatattgatagctgattttaataattaattatttgatttactaaaaatattttagagTCTCATTAGAGAGCCAATGaggtatttgtacaatgtgtacaatgggccatatgaattaaaaaatggACATCACCCataactcttgacctttcggatctagagtTCTGATACCAtctcatgataccactcattccAAAAGTTTCAGCTGATGAAAAAAGATAACACTattggttatatctctaatactgaatTGGACATCCCTAAACCTCTATTAtacatattgtacaaatattccattgactCCTTAtactttttcaatatttttttatataaatcaaGAGAAAGTTGCATGGAGATTGAAACACGTACATACCGTGTACCAAACGGATAAGGAAAGAATGCACGTATACCGATTTGATGAATTCTAGGATGGTATTATAATTTGGTGGAAAAAATTGATCAATTCCAAGTTTTTCTAAGTACTTGGATGCGTTTTCTTCGTCATGTTCATCCCTTTGTGACTCGTTTCCCTCTACACGTAATTTAACCACAATGATATTAAGTACGGTATTTGAAAGAATAAATACTATATGAGTAATTAAAAGATAATAAANNNNNNNNNNNNNNNNNNNNNNNNNNNNNNNNNNNNNNNNNNNNNNNNNNNNNNNNNNNNNNNNNNNNNNNNNNNNNNNNNNNNNNNNNNNNNNNNNNNNNNNNNNNNNNNNNNNNNNNNNNNNNNNNNNNNNNNNNNNNNNNNNNNNNNNNNNNNNNNNNNNNNNNNNNNNNNNNNNNNNNNNNNNNNNNNNNNNNNNNNNNNNNNNNNNNNNNNNNNNNNNNNNNNNNNNNNNNNNNNNNNNNNNNNNNNNNNNNNNNNNNNNNNNNNNNNNNNNNNNNNNNGCAATTTGCAATTTTTTGGGTGAAGTTAATAGTGAACGATCATTTAGAGATTGGTGAAAAATTTagatgcagtcgacttcacgcgaaattaataactaagagccgttagatgatttgactaaattttcatctaacgactttcaactatcaacttcacatgaagtcaaCTGCACTTGAGTTTTCACCTTATTAGAGATTTAATaaatttagttaaattattatttaataatttttaattattaattttatataaaaataattatatataattttaaaaaatatatatttttatttttttcaaaaaaaattaaaaataaaaataaaaatatttttattttctttgttcaatttttgttcaTCGAGAATTTCTAACTAAAGATAAACCTTACCAATAATGCACTATCTAATTGGTATAGTTTCTCCTAAGTCGTAACCGATTTTGTACGACAAAATATGGCCCTCAAAATACAAATCTCACACCGATCATCCTACCTTTTTTCTTTGAGTTGTTAGATAATGGAGGCCATTTAATCTCGTCGTTGcatttttccttttccttcttaGCATCTACAGGTATAACTTTGGAAAGAGAAAAGGtgttataatatataataaaaaataacgaaAAACGATAGAAAATAAGTTTAAAATAATCTAAaattatttattgaaaaaagttAATGTGGACTAACATAATTTGTTGTTTTTAATCCGTACTTTTAGTcgttaatttcattttttttttggccTATCAATTGAATAGCCTacacttttaaatattatttggccaaaaataataaattttgttgattttttatcaTGTTGTATAGTTTTTAATTGCGATTGGAATAATtggataaaattaaaagtaataagTATATTATTATGCGTgacattaaataaaataagttgtATGTAGTTGTTCTTATCTTACTCGAGAGTAAAAAATTAACTTACCGTGATAGAGCAGTTGCTTGCAGTGTGAAAGTTTGGTTGTACTTTGGAAGGCTGAGGGTCTTTTGGCAAGAAGATGGAGTGGAGTGCTTCCATTATGGGCATACCTAGTAAGGAAAGCATACTCATGGGCTAATATGAAAGCCAAATCTGTTGCAACGAAGGAAAAAAGAAGGAAACACATTAAAACATGAAATTGTCAATGAAAGAAATGTTCATCAGAAGTTATTGTTTTTTATTACCGAAACATTCTCTGTTGATGGCACAGTGAAGAATGCTCTCTCCTTTTCGTTCTTTTTTGTCTGTTTGGGAGCCGCGAGTCATGAGGATAAAAATATCAACATCGTTTTCCTTGATGAGTTTTCCGAGCACAAAAGAGAGGTAAGCAAAGCAGTGTTTGTGCCAGTTGAGTGCAGCTAGAAAGAAAGGCGTCTCCCCTTTCTTGTTCTCCAATCTCAACAAATGCTTCCTCTTCTCACTCTCCCCAATGACGCACCTTTTCAAAATATAATTATTCCCGTGTCTTCCCTTACCAGAGTCTAATTTTTTAGGAGAAATAGATTTACAAATAACAGTACCTGCATATGTTTGTAAAACCCCTTGATGCTGCAATGTGCAGAGCTGTGTCCCCATTTTTATTCTTCAATTCTAGGGCTTTCTTCTCTACTTCTATTCCTTCTTCATACTTGATTATTTCTTTCACCAGCTTCATCACTACTTCTTCATTGTCCAAGTCGACGGCCACGTGCAAGGCCGTGTTGCCGTCATCGTCGCTGATCCTTTGCGTGTGAGCCCCCGGAAATTTTTCGTACATCTCCGTAACCGTCTTCCAATTGCCTTCCAATGTCTCCCGAGCCAGTTTCTCAGCTCTATGATCATCAAGTGCTTTGCGAACACATGGGGCTTTTGCACCGCTACTCTCTCCTCCTTCCATGTTTCGAAACGctgatgattttaaaatttgattcaccattttttggtcaaattaatttatctggcctaattttaacaaaaacaatacgatttaatcgattatatatattaaattttaattattaaaaaaatttttaaaaaatattttaaacatttttttctAGATGGCTCCCTAATTAAAATGATTATAGTTTAAATAACACATGATCCACACGGTAAAATAAACTGTTGACCACTACTCTTTTGTTTTGGATACTGTTCGGTAGATCGGATACCGGACGGATCGGACAAGTATCCTAGTCAACGGAGGGGAAGTCGTCTAGTCGTACGTCTCCGGGTTGGGGTAGGCGAGGTCTCGAGCTCTTCAAATGTgaaaggggggtgtcacctgcaaagacactccgacgcccaagtcagTGAAGCGTGCAGGCGAGTAGAGAGTGagtggtatgtgacgtaccttgggggaagggtagatCCTTCCCCATTTATACCATGTCAGAGGTAGGCCCTGCAGGGACAGGCCCACCTTCTTCGAGGCCTCCCTTGCACAGCTGAGGCGAAGCTGTCAGGGACGCATGTCCAGGTCGAAATCTGAGCGTCTCACCCTcgaccgttcgggtcgggtgtTGCTCGGGTCAGACCGGCCCGTAAACtgcttgggccaggccgtaacagtacCCCCGATGTGCCAGCAACGATCGAGAGGATAGTTGGTGGCGCGTCATCTCCTTTCTCGTGTGGCGTCGTCAAGCCGGCCGTCCGTGGGGTGGACGTGCCTCTTGTGCGCGTGTCTGTTCGTTGTTGGAACGACCGTTTGTCGCCTCGTTCTTCGCGCAgggcatttaatgctcataatgggaTGGAAAACCCCGTATGCAAAGACTATTTTGTCTCCAGGTCTTTCGCGCTTCCTGGGTGGCAGTTTTAAAcagttttgctttgattttttcCCTTTACACTCTTGCTCCTACTatctcattcttcttcacccagaAAATCCCAGAGCATCCCAGAGCTTCGTCCTAGCATCTCTGTGCatctttccttcttccttctcagTTTTCGCAACCGATTCAGGTAATCTTTGATCCTCTCTCTTTTCTGCTTCATTGTTGTATGTTTGTTGTTTGTATCTGCTTTGTGTTCTTGCtgtcttgtttgatttttgttgGTAGATGACTTTTTAGTGCCAAGTAGATGtgttaggggaggggtaccattccaggttaggcttttaggtagcttgcatgatAGATAACTTTAACCATGCTTGATATTAACTGTTGAATAGGATGGACATAGTTTCTGAGTTTTTCCTGGGcacccgacctcatagactaacggagtggtacccccactgtaggtatgcctcgcgtcaTTTCCCAGGCTTCCTCTTTCGCCATGAGCTATGACCTTTACGCCTGGGTGACCTCCGATGTGAAGGACTCGCTGAATCAGATGGACCTGGAGGAGTTGACGAAATTCCGTCAAGCCGAGTATCTGTGCGGGGGGACAGACGAGGAGGCCAATTACGAGGTCTTCGTTCCTGCCCCCAATGAGCGGCTGTATGAGATTAATTTTCATTCCCCCCGGTTCCCGACTGGATATGgttttacaaagccatgttcacccaggtggGCGTTCGCATACCGTTTTTCGACTTCCAAATGTCGCTTCTTAATCGGATATCCGTGTCGCCGTCGCAgcttcatccgaacagctgggcttctatcTGCTGTTTTgagatggtttgtgaatatctcgagctgccggtgtcggtggatgtctttctcttcttcttaagcCTTACTAACCCTTCCAAACAAGGgaaagcgaggaaagggttcCTGTCTTTCCGATCTACCCAAGGTCAGAAGATATTTGGCTTGTTCGAGGACTCCTATCATGGGTTCAAGGACAAATATTTCAAAGTTCGCCCTGTCAAAGGTCGCCGTCCCTTTTGGTTGTCGCTAGAGGGAGAACGCCTCATCTCGACGTATTGGAGCTTCGGGGCGGGGTCTAACACCTTCATTAAGGTGACCTACAAGAAGATGTCCCCTGTAAATAAAAGAATTACCGATGTGTTGTTTGCGATTTTTGgaaagaaccccgtgaacccccacctccttatgggtgaacgggaaGCCGCCAGGAGTTATATTTGTGAGCTGTTTTGTCTTGTACTTTTGCGTTGTTTATCATTGCTTGTTATTTTCGACTTCACGACTGACGTGTTTGTTTGTTTATtgtagtggagatgtctgcttcgGTAACCGGGCTCGAAAGTTTAGTCAGGACCTTCTTGAAAGATAGCGACGAGGAGAAGGCCGACGAGAAGGACGCCGGGAAGTCGGAAGGCCCTACCGAGGAGAAGGAGAATCAAGCTGTACCTTCTCCTCGGGATGCCGAGATGTCCGATAAGGACTCTGTCGGGGCACGAACTTCTCCCATTCTCGATGAGACGGCCGTTGTTGGGCACTCGTCTCCTTCTCGTCAAGAGGACGATGACTTGAAGCTCATCCCCACTCCTAAGAGGCAAAAGGCATCCTCCAGCCCGGAAGGAACCCTGACCATAATGGAGAGGAATTTTGACGCTGCCGCCTTCCTTGACTCCCAGCTGATCCCTGGCACGGAGGACCACTTCCATGGCACCGAATTGGCGGGCCAAGCGAGGTGGATGTATTGTACTCTGCTCCGCAGGGCTGTGATAGCTCGGAAAACCGAGTTCGAGTTGTCCGGGATGCAGGCGCTTCGAAGGAAACTTGAGTCTTCTGTCAAGGCGAACAACGATTTTAAAGTTCAAGTCGAGTCGCTCCAGGGGCAGCTGTCTGAGGCAGGGGAGAAGCTCAAGGCTGCTGAGGAGAAAGCTGCCTCTGCTGAGGAGAAGTTGAAAGCCTCCGATGAGACTGTGTCCCGTTTGGTCGAGCGGGAGATGACTCTTGAGAGCCAGTTGAATCCCGCTCAGGGTCGGGTGGCGTCCTTGGAGAAGGAACGTGACCAGGCCGTTTCGTCGGCTAGAGCTGCTCAAGCCGAGGTCGAAGAGCTTAAGAGGAAGCACAAGGCGACTAAGGAGCAAGGAAGGAACGCGATCTTCATGACTGAGGAGGCTCTTAAGGCTCAGGTGAAGGTCGTGGCTCCGGACTTCGACACGTCGGCAATCGGGGTCTTCAAAATGATTCAGGACGGCAAGATTGTTGATATGCCCCGAAAATGAACTCTTGTGTTTTTGTATGTTTTTGTAAAATACTTTGTTGCAAATGTCGAGACCTTTGTTACTCTTTAACGGTCGCCCGGTCGGCTTCTATTTATCACCTTTATCTTGTTTACTTAGTAGTGTTTATATTTTGTTACCGTTTTTCTGGTGTGGACTTATTGCTTGTGTCCGTTTTGCCGTTTACGTTGGTAACGTGGTTGAAATCGTCTTGGTCATATTATCACGGCCGTTAATTATGGCTATGATCCGACTGGCTCccagggtgatcagtcccgggttgcCGTTGAAAAATGCGATTGGGATGCGTATTGGGGAATAGTAGATGGAAGAATTCAGACAAGTAAAAATTAGTCGTTAGCTAAACAAATTCATGAACATGGTAGGCATTTGATAAAATTTAATCATTGGAAATTATCATTTGATAAAAGTAAACATCTATCTAGCTCGTCAGGCTGCTTGGCCGGTGTACCCAAGCTATGAATAGAACCTTCTCAGGTTACCTGCATTCCATGTTCTCGGAATTTCTTTGCCGTCGAGTCTTTCCAGCTTGTAGGCGCCTTTGCCAAGCACTTCTTTGattctgtaggggccttcccagcttgccgccagctttccttctcctggggtcggtGGCCCGATGTCGTTTCGTCGCAGGATGAGGTCTCTTTCCTCAAATTCCCTTCTGATGACCTTGGTATTGTATCGCAGGGCTATCCTCTGTTTCAGTGCTACCTCTGACAAGTGGGCCATCTCTCTGACCTCGTCTACCAGGTCTTTGTCCACTGCATCATCTACTCCTGCGAGGAGTAACCGCGGACTCGGCTCGCTGATCTCCACGGGTATCACTGCCTCGACCCCGTACGTTAAGCGGAAGGGGGTTTCCGCTGTGGAGCTTTGCTCGGTTGTTCGGTAGGACCAGAGAACCGAGGCAAGCTCGTCGGCCCACGCGCCTTTTTTGCTATCTAAACGCTTCTTGAGACCTAGTAAGATGATTTTATTTGCAGACTCCACTtgtccgtttgtttgggggtgttcaaCTGAGGAGAACTTCTGTTTTATCCCAAGCCGGTGAGAAACTCCGTGAACTTCTTGTCAGCGAATTGCGTCCCGTTATCCGAAATGACGATCTCCGGGATcccgaaacgggttatcacctgcctccacatgaacttcctacAGTTGGTTGAGGATATGCTAGCGAGCGgctcagcctctatccatttggtgtcgTAGTCGATGGCAACTATGAGGTACTTGACCTTCCCCGGGCCAACTGGGAAGGGtcccaagaggtcgactccccactgtGCGAAAGGTCAAGTAGACGTCAGTAAGCTCAGCTCAGAAGCTGGCGctctgtggaagttggcgttttgttgacacttcGCGCATTTCTTTACGAACTCCTTGGAGTCATTCATCATTGTCGGCCAGTTGTATCCAGCTCGGAtaagcttccttgctagggctttgcccctgATATGGTGGCTGCAACACCCCTTGTGGACTTCTCTGAgtacgtagtccgtctggtcaGGATGCAGGCACTTCAGCAAAggttggctgagtccctttttgaatagctGGTCCTGTATGATCGTATATTTGGCAGCCTCCCTTCTTACCGCTTTGGCTTTCTTCTCATCCTGGGGGAGTTTGCCGTTTTCCAAGAAGTCAATGATGGGGTCCATCCAAGAAGGGCTTATTTTGGTCAGGTGGAGGGCAACTGCCGGCTCTTTCGTGATGCCTTGAATGAGGGAGCGGTTCCCGGTTCCAAGTTTTGTGCTTGCCAACTTggataggaggtctgcccgtgtgtttcTTTCCCTTAGAACATGTTGGACCGTGACTTCCTCAAACTGTTTGCTCAGTTCCTTGACCCTTTCTAACTATTTCTGCAGCAGCgagtctttggcttggtagcttccatttACCTGTGCGGTGACGACCTGCGAGTCGCTGCATACTTCCAGCCTCGTTGCTCCGACTTCCCGAGCTAGAACCAAGCCCCCCAGGAGGGCTttgtattctgcttggttgtttgatacAGGGAACTCGAACTTAACTGATTATTCGTAGCTGACTCCGGCTGGACTTTCTAGGATGATTCCGGCGCCCCCAGACGtctggttggaggctccgtctaCATGGAACTTCCACCGTGTGTCCGTGACTTCGGTTGGGTTCCCGGTCACCTCCACCAGGAAGTCTGCCATTGCTTGCGCCTTGATCGCGTGTCGGGGTTCGTAGCTCAGATCGTATTGGGACaactcgatggcccaggtcatcatcctccCCGCCAGATCAGGTTTTTGGAGCACCTAGCGGATCCCCTGGTCCGTTCTCACAATCACCTGGTGACCCTGGAAGTATTGTCGTAGCCTGCGGAAAGAGATCAAGAGCGCTAGTGCCAGTTTCTCCAGCTTGCTGTACCTAAGTTCTGCCCCTTGCAGCGGCCTACTCACGAAGTAGATCGGTTGTTGAGCCTTTCCTTCTTCTCGCACCAGCACCGCTGCAAGCGCTGCTTCTGTTATGGCTAGGTATAGGTAAAGTGGTTCTCCGGCTCTGGGCTTCCCGAGCACAGGGGGTGCTGCTAGGATCtctttgaagtggttgaatgcctccTCACACGCAGGTGTCCATTCAAACGCTATTCCCttcttcatcaggttgaagaagggTAGGGCCTTTGCTGCCGATGCACCGAGGAATCGTGACAACGCGGTGAGCCTTCCCGCCAGCCGCTGAACGTCTTTGATGCAACCCGGGCTCCTCATCTGGAGTATTGCTCGGCACTTTTCAGGGTTGGCCTCCACTCCCCTCTGGGTTATCAAGAATCCcaggaactttccggcctccatggcaaaggcgcacttaagcgggttgagcctcatgccgtgttgtcggaggGATGCGAACACGTTCTCTAGGTCGCTTCTGAGATCG includes:
- the LOC107610163 gene encoding uncharacterized protein LOC107610163 isoform X1, with the translated sequence MEGGESSGAKAPCVRKALDDHRAEKLARETLEGNWKTVTEMYEKFPGAHTQRISDDDGNTALHVAVDLDNEEVVMKLVKEIIKYEEGIEVEKKALELKNKNGDTALHIAASRGFTNICRCVIGESEKRKHLLRLENKKGETPFFLAALNWHKHCFAYLSFVLGKLIKENDVDIFILMTRGSQTDKKERKGESILHCAINRECFDLAFILAHEYAFLTRYAHNGSTPLHLLAKRPSAFQSTTKLSHCKQLLYHVIPVDAKKEKEKCNDEIKWPPLSNNSKKKEGNESQRDEHDEENASKYLEKLGIDQFFPPNYNTILEFIKSVYVHSFLIRLVHGFKEVRGTKQKHVWCDILLTELMGENAYDAFTGKGGDQPHRSISYKDDANWGFDLTEDLYNDDDLESAIRRLKEAASSSNKQEKNTFLSPSGTTRAPTDQKDDSKEGITKSGDLILKCCDCVVSNVKNVEDCERIMKPMLPQLLMKCGCGRTDCKRNIAAAIAVADHTTEDTSDDNDSEKETPYLLAAKNGIIELVTKIREKIPSAIHSTNAKNQNVLLVAVKNRQPEVVLKLKKTTKIQVWNNLVIGVDDDENTLLHLAAEGLKGDKSWQIAGSALQMMWDIKWYEYIKTIVPTHCHFRSNKDSKTAAQIFNKSHEVLIQEASQWLKDTSESCSVVAALVAGVSFATASNVPGGYDNGQAPLEGQPAFEVFAMASLVGLCFSVTGLIMFLSILTSRKVAKDFRRSLPLKLLAGLSSLFVSIITMFVSFCSGHFFLVNHKYKSILFPLYAATSIPVAFYAFAQFPLYLDLLTAILTTIPTTSDVGEIL
- the LOC107610163 gene encoding uncharacterized protein LOC107610163 isoform X2 — encoded protein: MEGGESSGAKAPCVRKALDDHRAEKLARETLEGNWKTVTEMYEKFPGAHTQRISDDDGNTALHVAVDLDNEEVVMKLVKEIIKYEEGIEVEKKALELKNKNGDTALHIAASRGFTNICRCVIGESEKRKHLLRLENKKGETPFFLAALNWHKHCFAYLSFVLGKLIKENDVDIFILMTRGSQTDKKERKGESILHCAINRECFDLAFILAHEYAFLTRYAHNGSTPLHLLAKRPSAFQSTTKLSHCKQLLYHDAKKEKEKCNDEIKWPPLSNNSKKKEGNESQRDEHDEENASKYLEKLGIDQFFPPNYNTILEFIKSVYVHSFLIRLVHGFKEVRGTKQKHVWCDILLTELMGENAYDAFTGKGGDQPHRSISYKDDANWGFDLTEDLYNDDDLESAIRRLKEAASSSNKQEKNTFLSPSGTTRAPTDQKDDSKEGITKSGDLILKCCDCVVSNVKNVEDCERIMKPMLPQLLMKCGCGRTDCKRNIAAAIAVADHTTEDTSDDNDSEKETPYLLAAKNGIIELVTKIREKIPSAIHSTNAKNQNVLLVAVKNRQPEVVLKLKKTTKIQVWNNLVIGVDDDENTLLHLAAEGLKGDKSWQIAGSALQMMWDIKWYEYIKTIVPTHCHFRSNKDSKTAAQIFNKSHEVLIQEASQWLKDTSESCSVVAALVAGVSFATASNVPGGYDNGQAPLEGQPAFEVFAMASLVGLCFSVTGLIMFLSILTSRKVAKDFRRSLPLKLLAGLSSLFVSIITMFVSFCSGHFFLVNHKYKSILFPLYAATSIPVAFYAFAQFPLYLDLLTAILTTIPTTSDVGEIL